A single Meles meles chromosome 20, mMelMel3.1 paternal haplotype, whole genome shotgun sequence DNA region contains:
- the C20H3orf18 gene encoding uncharacterized protein C3orf18 homolog, with the protein MDSRIPPAGGWLSSRPPTSEPDLEPATEGPASETTTLNTEATSFNDTRIPDVAGGTAGVGTMLLSFGIITVIGLAVAVVLYIRKKKRLEKLRHQLMPMYNFDPTEEQDELEQELLEHGRDAASVQAAASAQAAQGKTTLPSQGPLQRPSRLVFTDVANAIHA; encoded by the exons ATGGACTCCAGGATCCCGCCTGCCGGGGGCTGGCTCAGCAGCCGCCCACCCACGTCGGAGCCTGACCTGGAGCCTGCCACAGAGGGGCCAGCCTCCGAAACCACCACTCTCAATACAGAAGCCACCAGCTTTAATGACACCCGAATCCCTGATGTGGCTGGTGGCACAGCTGGCGTGGGCACAATGCTCCTGTCTTTTGGGATCATCACAGTGATTGGCCTGGCTGTGGCCGTG GTTTTGTACATCAGGAAGAAGAAGAG GCTGGAGAAGCTCCGCCACCAGCTCATGCCCATGTACAACTTCGACCCCACGGAGGAGCAGGATGAACTGGAGCAGGAGCTGCTGGAGCACGGGCGGGACGCTGCCTCCGTGCAGGCCGCTGCCTCTGCGCAGGCCGCACAGGGCAAG ACCACGCTCCCCTCTCAGGGCCCACTGCAGAGGCCCAGCCGGCTGGTGTTCACTGACGTAGCCAATGCCATCCATGCGTGA